In a genomic window of Lycium ferocissimum isolate CSIRO_LF1 chromosome 9, AGI_CSIRO_Lferr_CH_V1, whole genome shotgun sequence:
- the LOC132031586 gene encoding uncharacterized protein LOC132031586 yields MPPYEALYGRKCRTPLCWSEVGERKLVGPEIVQQTEDKVKVIKDRLKIASDRQKSYADLKRREIEHQVGDKVFLKVSPWKKIMRFGQKGKLSPRFIGPYEVLERVGPVAYKLALPPELDRIHNVFHVSMLRRYRSDPSHVLPVESIDVSPDLTYEEEPIQILARETKELRNKKVPLVKVLWRNHSGKEATGAKRICEFNTHSYFET; encoded by the exons ATGCCTCCCTACGAAGccttatatggaagaaagtgtagaacTCCCCTTTGTTGGAGTGAAGTTGGTGAAAGAAAATTGGTTGGTCCGGAGATTGTGCAACAAACTGAAGATAAAGTAAAAGTCATCAAGGATCGTCTAAAAATTGCTTCGGAtagacaaaagtcttatgctGATCTAAAAAGGCGTGAAATTGAGCATCAAGTGGGAGATAAAGTATTTTTAAAGGTTTCTCCATGGAAGAagattatgagatttggccaaaaaggaaaacttagtcCTCGATTTATTGGGCCATATGAAGTACTAGAGCGGGTTGGACCAGTTGCATATAAATTAGCTCTTCCACCGGAATTGGATAGGATCCATAATGTCTTTCATGTTTCCATGCTTAGAAGATATCGCTCAGATCCATCTCATGTTCTTCCTGTTGAATCCATAGATGTCAGCCCTGACTTAACATACGAAGAAGAACCCATCCAAATCTTGGCGCGTGAGACAAAAGAGCTTCGAAACAAGAAAGTTCCATTAGTAAAAGTCCTTTGGAGAAATCATTCTGGCAAAGAGGCTACAGGAGCGAAAAGGATATGCGAATTCAATACCCACAGTTATTTTGAG ACCTGA